A stretch of Corallococcus soli DNA encodes these proteins:
- a CDS encoding HAMP domain-containing protein, whose protein sequence is MDDTKASSSSAPRKRSNGRKTSGAAAPEDASSARSPGNVTANRLSTASTPRAAEPATARRAPARGRNGNSRNAPEDAVRAGGPPPLQQLLAALRAVQGGDFSVRLPSGAQDVVMDEIARAFNAVVTLNSTLTHEIVRVERVVGREGRMGERVTLGDVRGDWATSVQSINALIGDLVQPTTEVARVLVAVAEGDLTQKMALEIDGQPVKGEFLRIGTTVNAMVDQLNSFAAEVTRVAKEVGTEGKLGGQAAVSGVSGVWKDLTDNVNVLAGNLTAQVRNIAEVTTAVARGDLSRKITVDVKGEVLELKSTINTMVDQLNSFASEVTRVAREVGTEGKLGGQAAVSGVSGTWKDLTDNVNFMASNLTTQVRGIVKVVTSVANGDLTQKLMVPSQGEIAALGATLNNMTDTLNVFAQQVTSVARTVGVEGKLGAQAQVPGAAGTWKDLTDNVNLMASNLTSQVRNIAEVSTAVANGDLSRKITVDVKGEVLELKSTLNTMVDQLRAFASEVTRVAKEVGTDGKLGGQAAVPGVAGTWKDLTDNVNSMASNLTTQVRNIALVTTAVATGDLSKKITVDARGEILELKNTINTMVDQLNSFASEVTRVAREVGTHGKLGGQADVKGVSGTWKDLTDNVNFMASNLTTQVRGIAKVVTAVANGDLTQRLKMEAKGEVAELADTINAMTQTLSIFAQQVTDVARTVGVEGKLGAQAVVPGVAGTWKDLTNNVNLLANNLTDQVRNIAEVTTAVAKGDLSRKITVDAKGEVLELKSTINTMVDQLRAFAAEVTRVAKEVGTDGKLGGQADVKGVSGVWKDLTDNVNSMAFNLTTQVRGIVKVVTAVADGDLSQKLVMEAKGEIAALADTINAMTQTLSVFAQQVTDVARTVGVEGKLGAQAEVPGVAGTWKDLTNNVNLLANNLTAQVRNIAEVTTAVANGDLSKKITVDAKGEVLELKSTINTMVDQLRAFAAEVTRVAKEVGTEGKLGGQADVKGVSGVWKDLTDNVNVLAGNLTDQVRNIAKVTTAVANGDLSQKITVSVKGEVLELKNTINTMVDQLRAFASEVTRVGKEVGTEGKLGGQAAVPGVAGVWKDLTDNVNVLAANLTDQVRNIAKVTTAVAYGDLSQKISVEAKGEILELKSTINTMVDQLRAFASEVTRVAKEVGTDGKLGGQAAVPGVAGTWKDLTDNVNSMASNLTSQVRNIALVTTAVANGDLSKKITVDAKGEILELKNTINTMVDQLNSFASEVTRVAREVGAEGKLGGQAEVKGVSGTWKDLTDNVNFMARNLTTQVRGIVKVVTAVANGDLKQKLVVDAKGEVAALAETINNMTDTLGIFAEQVSSVAREVGVEGKLGGQARVPGVAGTWKDLTDNVNFMASNLTTQVRGIVRVVTAVANGDLTQKLIVDAKGEVAALADTINNMTDTLGTFAEQVSTVAREVGIEGKLGGQARVPGARGTWRQLTDNVNQLAGTLTSQLRAISDVATAVTKGDLTRSITVVAEGEVAALKDNINQMIVNLRETTQKNQEQDWLKTNLAKFSGMMQGQKSLDAVSRLIMSELTPLVSAHHGAFFLSDAEGGVPALKLTSTYAYRERKHLANRFRLGEGLVGQCALEKKTILLTRVPSDYITIASGLGEAAPLNIIVLPVLFEGEVKAVIELASFHPFSAIHQIFLDQLTETIGVVLNMIMANMRTETLLSESQRLTQELQSQSRELTQQQDELKRTNIELEDKAKELADQNTRVEEKNREVELARVSLEEKAEQLTIISKYKSEFLANMSHELRTPLNSLLILAKLLSDNKDGNLSNKQVEYANTIYASGGDLLSLINEILDLSKVEAGKMQVEPRDIVLTELNQFIERSFRPVADQKGLSFHVEVLSGTPRHVRTDPQRLQQVLKNLLSNAFKFTDEGGVKLTVRLAEKSMRFDHEALRRSRHVLAFAVKDSGIGIAKDKQRIIFEAFQQADGSTARKYGGTGLGLSISREIAKLLGGEIRLESEPGKGSTFTLYLPPEYQGSDEDGTAQTSDPAVRALGGVPEPLVLPPVPASPPPQPSVAEKEGHVLDAALPPQVEGPHAPVVVEDDREHIREGDRTLLIIEDDLKFARIMVQMAREKGFKALVATRGDSGLAMAHEYQPDAITLDIQLPVVDGWSVLDRLKRNPRTRHIPVHIISVMDKHLGNTQGAFGYLTKPVSKEGLERVFGQLSRFLERRERRLLVIEDDDVQRNSLTQLLSDGGDVQVTAVASGQEALQKLEENEYDCLVIDLLLPDMDGIKLVEEVKTQQRFRDLPIVVYTGRELTPKDEARLRRYTGSVILKSGAKSPDQLLSDTALFLHRLDENLPARARAALAQRNDQDAPLAGKKVLLVDDDMRNIFALTSVLENHSMQVVFAENGRAAIEMLGQHPDVDVVLMDVMMPEMDGYETMRAIRKDPKYASLPIIAVTAKALKDDREKCMAAGASDYLPKPVDTDKLLELVRLWVSA, encoded by the coding sequence GTGGACGACACCAAGGCTTCCAGCTCCTCCGCTCCCCGCAAGCGCTCCAACGGGCGCAAGACGTCAGGGGCCGCCGCGCCGGAGGATGCTTCCTCCGCCCGGTCGCCCGGCAACGTCACGGCCAACCGGTTGAGCACCGCGAGCACCCCCCGCGCTGCCGAGCCCGCGACCGCCCGGCGTGCCCCCGCGCGGGGACGCAATGGCAACAGCCGCAACGCCCCCGAGGACGCCGTGCGCGCGGGGGGGCCTCCTCCGCTCCAGCAGCTGCTGGCGGCGCTCCGGGCGGTGCAGGGCGGTGACTTCTCCGTGCGGCTGCCGTCGGGCGCGCAGGACGTGGTGATGGATGAGATCGCCCGCGCGTTCAACGCGGTGGTGACGCTCAACTCCACGCTCACCCACGAGATCGTCCGCGTGGAGCGCGTCGTCGGCCGCGAAGGCCGCATGGGCGAGCGCGTGACGCTGGGCGACGTGCGCGGCGACTGGGCCACCAGCGTGCAGTCCATCAACGCGCTCATCGGCGACCTGGTGCAGCCCACCACGGAGGTCGCCCGCGTGCTGGTGGCGGTGGCCGAAGGCGACCTCACCCAGAAGATGGCGCTGGAGATCGACGGCCAGCCCGTGAAGGGCGAGTTCCTGCGCATCGGCACCACCGTGAACGCGATGGTGGATCAGCTCAACAGCTTCGCCGCCGAAGTGACCCGCGTCGCGAAGGAGGTCGGCACGGAGGGCAAGCTGGGCGGTCAGGCCGCCGTGTCCGGCGTGTCCGGCGTGTGGAAGGACCTCACGGACAACGTGAACGTCCTCGCCGGCAACCTCACCGCGCAGGTGCGAAACATCGCGGAGGTGACGACGGCCGTCGCGCGCGGAGACCTGTCGCGCAAGATCACCGTGGACGTGAAGGGCGAGGTGCTGGAGCTGAAGAGCACCATCAACACGATGGTGGACCAGCTCAACAGCTTCGCCTCCGAAGTGACGCGCGTCGCGCGCGAGGTGGGCACGGAGGGCAAGCTGGGCGGTCAGGCCGCCGTGTCGGGCGTGTCCGGCACGTGGAAGGACCTCACGGACAACGTGAACTTCATGGCGTCCAACCTCACGACGCAGGTGCGCGGCATCGTGAAGGTCGTGACGTCGGTGGCCAACGGCGACCTCACCCAGAAGCTGATGGTGCCGTCGCAGGGCGAGATCGCCGCGCTGGGCGCCACGCTCAACAACATGACGGACACGCTCAACGTGTTCGCGCAGCAGGTGACCAGCGTCGCGCGCACGGTGGGCGTGGAGGGCAAGCTGGGCGCCCAGGCCCAGGTGCCCGGCGCCGCGGGGACGTGGAAGGACCTCACGGACAACGTGAACCTGATGGCGTCCAACCTCACCAGCCAGGTGCGGAACATCGCGGAGGTCTCCACCGCCGTCGCGAATGGCGACCTGTCGCGGAAGATCACCGTGGACGTGAAGGGCGAGGTGCTGGAGCTCAAGAGCACGCTCAACACGATGGTGGACCAGCTCCGCGCGTTCGCCTCCGAAGTGACCCGCGTCGCGAAGGAAGTGGGTACGGACGGCAAGCTGGGCGGTCAGGCCGCGGTGCCGGGAGTCGCCGGCACGTGGAAGGACCTCACGGACAACGTGAACAGCATGGCCTCCAACCTCACCACGCAGGTGCGCAACATCGCCCTGGTGACGACGGCGGTGGCCACGGGTGACCTGTCCAAGAAGATCACCGTGGATGCGCGCGGTGAGATTCTTGAGCTGAAGAACACCATCAACACCATGGTGGACCAGCTCAACAGCTTCGCCTCCGAAGTGACCCGCGTCGCGCGCGAGGTCGGTACGCACGGCAAGCTGGGCGGTCAGGCCGACGTGAAGGGCGTGTCCGGGACGTGGAAGGACCTCACGGACAACGTGAACTTCATGGCGTCCAACCTCACGACACAGGTGCGAGGCATCGCCAAGGTCGTGACGGCGGTCGCGAACGGCGACCTCACCCAGCGCCTGAAGATGGAGGCGAAGGGCGAGGTGGCGGAGCTCGCGGACACCATCAACGCGATGACGCAGACGCTCTCCATCTTCGCGCAGCAGGTGACGGACGTGGCGCGCACGGTGGGCGTGGAAGGAAAGCTGGGCGCCCAAGCCGTGGTGCCGGGCGTCGCCGGCACCTGGAAGGACCTCACCAACAACGTGAACCTGTTGGCGAACAACCTCACCGATCAAGTCCGTAACATCGCGGAGGTGACGACGGCGGTCGCGAAGGGCGACCTGTCGCGGAAGATCACCGTCGACGCGAAGGGCGAGGTGCTGGAACTCAAGAGCACCATCAACACGATGGTGGACCAGCTCCGCGCGTTCGCCGCTGAAGTGACGCGTGTCGCGAAGGAAGTCGGCACGGACGGCAAGCTGGGCGGTCAGGCCGACGTGAAGGGCGTGTCCGGCGTGTGGAAGGACCTCACGGACAACGTCAACAGCATGGCCTTCAACCTCACCACGCAGGTGCGAGGCATCGTCAAGGTCGTGACGGCGGTGGCCGACGGCGACCTGTCCCAGAAGCTGGTGATGGAGGCCAAGGGTGAGATCGCGGCGCTCGCGGACACCATCAACGCGATGACGCAGACGCTCTCCGTCTTCGCGCAGCAGGTGACGGACGTGGCGCGCACGGTGGGCGTGGAAGGCAAGCTGGGCGCTCAGGCGGAAGTGCCCGGCGTCGCCGGCACCTGGAAGGACCTCACGAACAACGTGAACCTGCTGGCCAACAACCTCACGGCCCAGGTGCGAAACATCGCGGAGGTGACGACGGCCGTCGCCAACGGCGACCTGTCGAAGAAGATCACCGTCGACGCGAAGGGCGAGGTACTGGAGCTGAAGAGCACCATCAACACGATGGTGGACCAGCTCCGCGCGTTCGCCGCTGAAGTGACGCGCGTCGCGAAGGAAGTCGGTACGGAGGGCAAGCTGGGCGGTCAGGCCGACGTGAAGGGCGTGTCCGGCGTGTGGAAGGACCTCACGGACAACGTGAACGTCCTCGCCGGCAACCTGACGGACCAGGTGCGAAACATCGCCAAGGTGACGACGGCGGTCGCGAATGGCGACCTGTCCCAGAAGATCACCGTGAGCGTGAAGGGCGAGGTGCTGGAGCTGAAGAACACCATCAACACGATGGTGGACCAGCTCCGCGCGTTCGCCTCCGAAGTCACCCGCGTCGGCAAGGAGGTCGGCACGGAGGGCAAGCTGGGCGGTCAGGCCGCGGTGCCGGGCGTCGCGGGCGTGTGGAAGGACCTCACGGACAACGTGAACGTCCTCGCCGCGAACCTCACCGACCAGGTGCGAAACATCGCCAAGGTGACGACGGCGGTGGCCTACGGCGACCTGTCCCAGAAGATCTCCGTCGAGGCGAAGGGCGAGATTTTGGAGCTGAAGAGCACCATCAACACGATGGTGGACCAGCTCCGCGCGTTCGCCTCCGAAGTGACCCGCGTCGCGAAGGAGGTGGGCACGGACGGCAAGCTGGGCGGTCAGGCCGCGGTGCCCGGCGTCGCCGGCACGTGGAAGGACCTCACGGACAACGTGAACAGCATGGCCTCCAACCTCACCAGCCAGGTGCGAAACATCGCCCTGGTGACGACGGCGGTCGCGAACGGTGACCTGTCCAAGAAGATCACCGTCGACGCGAAGGGCGAAATCCTGGAGCTGAAGAACACCATCAACACGATGGTGGATCAGCTCAACAGCTTCGCGTCCGAAGTGACGCGCGTCGCGCGCGAGGTGGGCGCCGAAGGCAAGCTGGGAGGACAAGCGGAGGTGAAGGGCGTGTCCGGCACGTGGAAGGACCTCACGGACAACGTGAACTTCATGGCCCGCAACCTCACCACGCAGGTGCGCGGTATCGTGAAGGTCGTGACGGCGGTCGCCAACGGCGACCTCAAGCAGAAGCTGGTGGTGGACGCGAAGGGCGAAGTGGCCGCGCTCGCGGAGACCATCAACAACATGACCGACACGCTGGGCATCTTCGCGGAGCAGGTGTCCTCCGTGGCCCGCGAGGTGGGCGTGGAAGGCAAGCTGGGCGGCCAGGCCCGCGTGCCCGGCGTCGCCGGGACGTGGAAGGACCTCACGGACAACGTGAACTTCATGGCCTCCAACCTCACCACGCAGGTGCGCGGCATCGTGCGCGTGGTGACGGCGGTCGCCAACGGCGACCTGACCCAGAAGCTCATCGTGGACGCGAAGGGCGAGGTGGCGGCGCTCGCGGACACCATCAACAACATGACCGACACGCTGGGCACCTTCGCGGAGCAGGTCTCCACGGTGGCCCGCGAGGTGGGTATCGAAGGAAAGCTGGGCGGCCAGGCCCGCGTGCCCGGCGCGCGCGGCACGTGGCGGCAGCTGACCGACAACGTGAACCAGCTGGCCGGCACGCTGACCAGCCAGCTGCGCGCCATCTCCGACGTGGCCACCGCCGTGACGAAGGGCGATTTGACCCGCAGCATCACGGTCGTCGCCGAGGGCGAGGTCGCGGCGCTGAAGGACAACATCAACCAGATGATCGTCAACCTGCGTGAGACGACGCAGAAGAACCAGGAGCAGGACTGGCTCAAGACGAACCTGGCGAAGTTCAGCGGCATGATGCAGGGCCAGAAGTCCCTGGATGCCGTCAGCCGCCTCATCATGAGCGAGCTGACGCCGCTGGTGTCCGCGCACCACGGCGCCTTCTTCCTCTCCGATGCCGAGGGCGGCGTGCCGGCCCTCAAGCTCACCAGCACCTACGCGTACCGGGAGCGCAAGCACCTGGCCAACCGCTTCCGGCTGGGCGAGGGGCTGGTCGGCCAGTGCGCGCTGGAGAAGAAGACCATCCTCCTGACGCGCGTGCCGTCGGACTACATCACCATCGCGTCGGGCCTGGGTGAGGCCGCGCCGCTCAACATCATCGTCCTGCCCGTGCTCTTCGAGGGCGAGGTGAAGGCCGTCATCGAGCTGGCGTCCTTCCACCCCTTCAGCGCCATCCATCAGATCTTCCTGGATCAGCTGACGGAGACCATCGGCGTCGTGCTGAACATGATCATGGCGAACATGCGCACGGAGACCCTGCTCTCCGAGTCGCAGCGCCTGACGCAGGAACTCCAGAGCCAGTCGCGCGAGCTGACCCAGCAGCAGGACGAGCTCAAGCGCACCAACATCGAACTGGAGGACAAGGCGAAGGAGCTGGCGGACCAGAACACCCGCGTGGAGGAGAAGAACCGCGAGGTGGAGCTGGCGCGCGTCAGCCTGGAGGAGAAGGCGGAGCAGCTCACCATCATCTCCAAGTACAAGAGCGAGTTCCTGGCCAACATGAGCCACGAATTGCGCACGCCGCTCAACTCGCTGCTCATCCTCGCGAAGCTGCTGTCGGACAACAAGGACGGCAACCTGTCCAACAAGCAGGTGGAGTACGCCAACACCATCTACGCGTCCGGCGGGGACCTGCTCAGCCTCATCAACGAGATCCTCGACCTGTCCAAGGTGGAGGCGGGCAAGATGCAGGTGGAGCCCCGGGACATCGTCCTCACGGAGCTCAACCAGTTCATCGAGCGCAGCTTCCGCCCGGTGGCGGACCAGAAGGGCCTCAGCTTCCACGTCGAGGTGCTGTCGGGCACGCCGCGCCACGTGCGCACGGACCCGCAGCGGTTGCAGCAGGTGCTCAAGAACCTGCTGTCCAACGCCTTCAAGTTCACCGACGAGGGCGGCGTGAAGCTCACGGTGCGCCTGGCGGAGAAGTCCATGCGCTTCGACCACGAGGCGCTGCGCCGTTCGCGCCACGTGCTCGCCTTCGCGGTGAAGGACAGCGGCATCGGCATCGCCAAGGACAAGCAGCGCATCATCTTCGAGGCGTTCCAGCAGGCGGACGGCTCCACCGCGCGCAAGTACGGCGGCACGGGCCTGGGCCTGTCCATCAGCCGGGAGATCGCCAAGCTGCTGGGCGGTGAAATCCGCCTGGAGAGCGAGCCCGGCAAGGGCAGCACGTTCACCCTGTACCTGCCGCCGGAGTACCAGGGCTCGGACGAGGACGGCACCGCGCAGACCTCCGACCCGGCCGTGCGCGCGCTCGGCGGCGTGCCGGAGCCGCTCGTCCTCCCGCCCGTGCCCGCGTCGCCGCCGCCGCAACCGAGCGTGGCGGAGAAGGAGGGGCACGTGCTGGACGCCGCGCTGCCCCCGCAGGTGGAGGGCCCGCACGCCCCCGTCGTCGTGGAGGACGACCGCGAGCACATCCGCGAGGGCGACCGCACCCTGCTCATCATCGAGGACGACCTGAAGTTCGCCCGCATCATGGTGCAGATGGCGCGTGAGAAGGGCTTCAAGGCCCTGGTCGCAACCCGCGGTGACAGCGGCCTCGCGATGGCGCACGAGTACCAGCCGGACGCCATCACCCTGGACATCCAGCTGCCCGTGGTGGACGGCTGGAGCGTGTTGGACCGCCTCAAGCGCAACCCGCGCACGCGCCACATCCCGGTCCACATCATCAGCGTGATGGACAAGCACCTGGGCAACACCCAGGGCGCGTTCGGCTACCTCACCAAGCCCGTGAGCAAGGAGGGCCTGGAGCGCGTCTTCGGCCAGCTCTCCCGCTTCCTGGAGCGCCGCGAGCGCCGGCTGCTCGTCATTGAAGACGACGACGTGCAGCGCAACAGCCTCACCCAGCTGCTCAGCGACGGCGGCGACGTGCAGGTCACCGCGGTGGCCAGCGGCCAGGAGGCGCTCCAGAAGCTGGAGGAGAACGAGTACGACTGCCTCGTCATCGACCTGCTGCTGCCGGACATGGACGGCATCAAGCTGGTGGAGGAGGTCAAGACGCAGCAGCGCTTCCGCGACCTGCCCATCGTCGTCTACACCGGCCGCGAGCTCACGCCGAAGGACGAGGCCCGCCTGCGCCGCTACACCGGCAGCGTCATCCTCAAGAGCGGCGCGAAGAGCCCCGACCAGCTCCTGAGCGACA
- a CDS encoding MerR family transcriptional regulator, which translates to MQHTELKVGELARRTGLSVRALHHYDEIGLLKPSAHTASGHRLYTAADIARLSHILSLKQLGFSLEEISGTLGRADFSALRVVELRLQRAREQLAEQCQLCERLDTLARQLRAAEPVSADDFLQTIEAMAMFEKYYTPEQLKELEARRQAMGEDAIKEVEAEWPRLIARMREELEKGTDPAAEPVRTLATRWRELVRAFTGGNPGIEKSLNTLHQQEPQVAERQGRDPKLMEYVGRAMAALDAPK; encoded by the coding sequence ATGCAGCACACGGAACTGAAGGTCGGGGAGCTGGCCCGGCGCACGGGGCTGTCCGTCCGCGCGCTGCACCACTACGACGAGATTGGCTTGCTCAAGCCCTCGGCGCACACGGCGTCGGGGCATCGGCTCTACACGGCGGCGGACATCGCCCGCCTGAGTCACATCCTGTCGCTCAAGCAGCTCGGGTTCTCGTTGGAGGAGATTTCCGGGACGCTGGGCCGGGCGGACTTCTCCGCCCTGCGCGTGGTGGAGCTGCGGCTCCAGCGGGCACGCGAGCAACTGGCGGAGCAATGCCAGCTCTGCGAACGCCTGGACACCCTCGCACGGCAGCTGCGCGCGGCGGAGCCCGTGTCCGCCGACGACTTCCTCCAGACCATCGAGGCCATGGCCATGTTCGAGAAGTACTACACCCCGGAGCAGTTGAAGGAATTGGAGGCCCGTCGCCAGGCGATGGGCGAGGACGCCATCAAGGAAGTGGAGGCCGAGTGGCCCCGCCTCATCGCCCGCATGCGCGAGGAGCTGGAGAAGGGCACCGACCCCGCGGCCGAGCCGGTGCGGACGCTGGCCACGCGCTGGCGTGAGCTGGTCCGCGCCTTCACGGGCGGCAACCCCGGCATCGAGAAGTCGCTCAACACGCTGCACCAGCAGGAGCCCCAGGTGGCCGAGCGCCAGGGTCGCGACCCGAAGTTGATGGAGTACGTGGGCCGGGCCATGGCGGCGCTGGATGCGCCGAAGTAA
- a CDS encoding linear amide C-N hydrolase — protein MCTNLMISVPANPGLSSPDTSRMFVSARALEMPGEIAQSVYVMPSKQSWPLTPATPGSAAQGWTTLRWTNPYGFVGIAPSGSGWQSLPTFNDGINSQGLSVGALWLAPGTQYGPLGTGAGTPKNQVSFLDFPAWILGNFASVSDFLSALPNIIVVGPAPGAQFYVPLHYIVTDNTGQSAVIEFINGTPQIYKCTNGVMTNWPTYDWQLTNVQNYYNLTLVGTATSTSGAGNPVGGGLVGLPGDSLSASRFVRATILSQGISQLPADGTGWLPAPGVFPTTPPSKNPPGFAGPEQTAVMVALQLTQICMGTPYGMLLETVKNSPSTTGTPDTMPSSSTTTYGDYTMWTSVRDHTNLKYYFMSAFSGILTMIDLNSLDFATTPAYPAAASIAVMPQGGAPWRVDATKMLTPAAA, from the coding sequence ATGTGCACGAACCTGATGATCAGCGTCCCCGCCAATCCCGGGCTGAGTTCCCCAGACACGTCTCGGATGTTCGTGAGCGCGAGGGCGCTGGAGATGCCAGGAGAGATTGCGCAGAGCGTCTACGTCATGCCGAGCAAGCAGTCCTGGCCGCTGACGCCGGCCACTCCCGGCTCGGCGGCCCAGGGATGGACGACGCTCCGTTGGACCAATCCTTATGGTTTCGTGGGGATCGCCCCGTCGGGGAGCGGCTGGCAATCCCTGCCGACCTTCAATGACGGCATCAACAGCCAGGGGCTGTCCGTCGGAGCGCTGTGGCTCGCCCCGGGTACCCAGTACGGCCCCCTCGGGACTGGGGCTGGGACGCCGAAAAATCAGGTCTCGTTCCTGGATTTTCCCGCGTGGATCCTCGGCAACTTCGCGTCGGTTTCGGACTTCCTGTCAGCCCTTCCGAACATCATCGTCGTCGGGCCTGCGCCGGGAGCGCAGTTCTATGTCCCGCTGCACTACATCGTGACGGACAACACCGGTCAGAGCGCCGTCATCGAGTTCATCAACGGCACGCCCCAAATCTACAAGTGTACCAACGGCGTCATGACCAACTGGCCGACCTATGACTGGCAGCTGACGAACGTCCAGAACTACTACAACCTGACGCTCGTCGGCACTGCCACCTCCACCTCGGGTGCCGGCAATCCCGTCGGAGGCGGTCTGGTCGGACTGCCCGGAGACTCGCTGTCCGCCTCGCGATTCGTCAGGGCCACCATCCTCTCCCAGGGCATCAGCCAGCTCCCGGCGGACGGTACGGGCTGGCTGCCGGCGCCAGGCGTCTTCCCGACGACGCCACCGTCGAAGAACCCGCCCGGCTTCGCCGGACCCGAGCAGACCGCGGTCATGGTCGCGCTGCAGCTCACGCAGATCTGCATGGGGACGCCGTACGGGATGCTGCTGGAGACGGTGAAGAACTCGCCGTCCACGACGGGCACCCCCGACACCATGCCCTCCTCGTCCACGACCACGTACGGCGACTACACGATGTGGACGAGCGTGCGCGACCACACCAACCTCAAGTACTACTTCATGTCTGCGTTCAGCGGGATTCTGACGATGATCGATCTGAACTCGTTGGACTTCGCCACCACGCCGGCGTACCCGGCCGCCGCGAGCATCGCGGTCATGCCCCAGGGTGGCGCGCCGTGGCGTGTGGATGCGACAAAGATGCTCACGCCCGCAGCCGCGTGA
- a CDS encoding malectin domain-containing carbohydrate-binding protein: protein MLLGFAGTALLAACGGAEGPEEPTLQSHDQAVTTVTLPIRINVGGGAFTDINGRPWEADRGYLGGQVLQVTDPIAGTTNDSLYQSIRMGDSWLNPGIAYEIPVPGPGIYTVQLLLMEPDETVTNREMRIIAEGTTFVPQYKDLQVPLRAYTLSMDVAVRDGALNLELMADALPAVLSAIEVTASKWKWLGLSPQASNIADPIEAPSLALDANNRPFVAWEERPASTSTFNVYAARWTGSAYELLGGSLGSSTWARNPTLLMDPTGAPVVAFLDSAPSSSGAHVRVRRWNGTAWTEVGGPVGVEGQDALAVAAAMDGQGRPVLAAVMYDRAQEDERISVFRFDGTTWVSMGDILESTSDWNEHTRHPVIAVDPSNRIVVAWDEWYGTRDFTLFEKTHVFRREANQWVRVGTSVPNSASSVSERPSLALSPVDGTPWVAYLEDGRVKVVREQSGAWVPVAPTGLEGWPGMPHDAGPPLLRMDAMGTPTVALVEGGRNNEPRRFIRKFNGTAWIPVDGRVSPFDTTFAPLSGEDVLGDMALALSTSGQPVVALFEQDPAGPSLQRILRVRTFTP from the coding sequence ATGTTGCTCGGTTTCGCGGGCACCGCGTTGCTGGCCGCTTGTGGCGGGGCGGAGGGCCCCGAGGAGCCCACGCTCCAGAGCCATGACCAGGCCGTTACGACGGTGACACTGCCCATCCGCATCAACGTGGGCGGGGGCGCGTTCACCGACATCAATGGCCGGCCCTGGGAGGCGGACCGCGGCTACCTCGGCGGCCAGGTGCTCCAGGTGACGGACCCCATCGCGGGAACCACGAACGACTCGCTGTACCAGTCGATCCGCATGGGCGACTCGTGGCTCAACCCGGGCATTGCCTACGAAATCCCGGTGCCGGGGCCGGGCATCTACACCGTCCAGCTCCTCCTCATGGAGCCGGACGAGACCGTCACGAACCGCGAGATGCGCATCATCGCCGAGGGCACCACGTTCGTACCGCAGTACAAGGACCTCCAGGTTCCCCTGCGCGCGTACACGCTGAGCATGGACGTCGCGGTGCGGGATGGCGCGCTGAACCTGGAGCTGATGGCAGACGCGCTGCCCGCGGTGCTGTCCGCCATCGAGGTGACGGCATCCAAGTGGAAGTGGCTGGGCCTGAGCCCGCAGGCCTCGAACATCGCGGACCCCATTGAAGCGCCCTCGCTGGCGCTGGATGCGAACAACCGCCCCTTCGTCGCCTGGGAGGAAAGGCCTGCCTCCACCAGCACCTTCAACGTCTACGCCGCCCGGTGGACGGGCAGCGCCTACGAGCTGCTGGGCGGCTCTCTGGGGAGTAGCACCTGGGCGCGCAACCCCACGCTCCTGATGGACCCGACGGGCGCCCCCGTGGTGGCGTTCCTCGACTCCGCGCCCTCGAGTTCCGGCGCGCACGTGCGGGTCCGACGCTGGAACGGAACGGCCTGGACCGAGGTGGGAGGTCCCGTGGGCGTGGAGGGCCAGGACGCCCTCGCAGTGGCCGCCGCCATGGATGGCCAGGGCCGACCCGTGCTCGCGGCCGTGATGTACGACCGGGCACAGGAGGACGAGCGCATCTCCGTCTTCCGCTTCGACGGCACGACCTGGGTCTCGATGGGCGACATTCTGGAGAGCACGTCGGACTGGAATGAGCATACCCGCCACCCCGTCATCGCCGTGGATCCGTCCAACCGCATCGTCGTGGCGTGGGACGAGTGGTACGGCACCCGGGACTTCACGCTCTTCGAGAAGACCCATGTCTTCCGCCGGGAGGCGAACCAGTGGGTGCGCGTGGGAACGTCCGTCCCGAACAGCGCGTCCAGTGTGTCGGAGCGCCCCTCGCTGGCGCTGTCGCCCGTGGACGGCACGCCGTGGGTGGCCTACCTGGAGGATGGGCGGGTCAAGGTGGTGCGTGAGCAGAGCGGCGCCTGGGTGCCTGTCGCGCCCACGGGACTGGAGGGCTGGCCCGGCATGCCCCATGACGCGGGCCCGCCGCTGCTGCGCATGGATGCCATGGGGACGCCGACGGTGGCCCTCGTCGAAGGCGGTCGGAACAACGAGCCAAGGCGCTTCATCCGGAAGTTCAATGGCACGGCATGGATACCGGTGGACGGCCGAGTCAGTCCCTTCGACACGACCTTTGCCCCGTTGAGCGGCGAGGATGTCCTGGGGGACATGGCGCTCGCCCTGAGCACGTCGGGTCAGCCCGTGGTGGCCCTGTTCGAGCAAGACCCCGCCGGCCCCTCCCTCCAGCGCATCCTCCGCGTCCGGACCTTCACGCCGTGA